The following proteins are encoded in a genomic region of Sulfurovum indicum:
- a CDS encoding response regulator, translating to MKIIIVENELYLAQSIASKLTENGFETEIYSSIKEAMQSSGDVYLLSTNLPGQNTAPLITQFKEKIIILMVSYINNDTVGEPLKLGAKDYIVKPFMIEELLRKIEHYQEYQDLKKHTRLYQEYMENLLQEIETDFDIDTLSTPLVIQTNYQRLADKVVFEYAHKNEKLLTFVPLGNKEWKEKLESASPNSLLYITETHTLKKADKEHLLNKLKTYDFILSTTTELETDYDTIILNTDSKLYDQNEILTIDDYVKFIVNSFQYKFPDTELSKKLGISRKSLWEKRKKYGLFKKK from the coding sequence ATGAAGATCATCATTGTAGAAAACGAACTCTATCTGGCACAAAGTATTGCCTCCAAACTTACTGAGAACGGTTTTGAAACAGAGATATACAGCTCTATCAAAGAAGCGATGCAGAGCAGCGGTGATGTCTACCTGCTCTCTACCAACCTACCCGGGCAGAATACTGCTCCGCTTATTACACAGTTCAAAGAGAAGATCATTATTCTCATGGTCTCCTATATCAACAATGATACCGTGGGAGAACCGCTTAAACTGGGGGCTAAAGACTACATTGTCAAACCTTTCATGATCGAAGAACTTCTGCGTAAGATAGAACATTATCAGGAGTACCAGGATCTCAAAAAACATACCAGACTTTATCAGGAGTATATGGAAAACCTGCTTCAAGAGATTGAAACCGATTTTGACATCGATACACTGAGTACTCCGCTGGTCATACAGACAAACTATCAGCGACTTGCAGACAAAGTAGTTTTTGAATATGCACACAAAAATGAAAAACTGCTTACTTTTGTTCCTCTGGGAAACAAAGAGTGGAAAGAAAAACTGGAGAGTGCAAGTCCCAACTCCCTACTTTATATTACCGAGACACATACTCTCAAAAAAGCAGATAAAGAGCACCTTCTCAATAAACTTAAAACATATGACTTCATTCTCTCTACAACAACTGAACTTGAAACAGATTACGATACCATTATACTTAACACAGACTCCAAGCTCTATGATCAGAATGAGATCCTGACCATCGATGATTATGTCAAGTTTATCGTCAACAGTTTCCAGTACAAATTCCCGGACACTGAACTCTCCAAAAAACTGGGGATATCAAGAAAAAGTTTATGGGAAAAACGTAAAAAATACGGGCTGTTTAAGAAAAAATAG
- a CDS encoding phosphatidylglycerophosphatase A family protein: MQKLFLTFFGTGLSPRIPAQIASLLAIAVGILILRIFGMETLFMLTFVTIIISIFEVNKYVAAYPKNNYEEITVDDASGMWLSMMISLSSVTTLHIPYAEWIGTILAFASFTLFQQWKPSTIGWTARELGGGLGIVLSSVLSGIAGGLLSVVVLMGLDRL, encoded by the coding sequence ATGCAAAAACTTTTTCTTACCTTCTTTGGTACTGGACTCTCCCCCAGGATACCCGCACAGATTGCTTCACTGCTTGCAATTGCTGTGGGGATATTGATACTGCGTATTTTTGGTATGGAAACACTCTTCATGCTTACTTTTGTCACAATAATTATAAGCATTTTTGAGGTGAACAAGTATGTAGCAGCATATCCAAAAAACAACTATGAGGAGATCACTGTGGATGATGCTTCAGGAATGTGGCTGAGTATGATGATCTCTCTCTCCAGTGTAACAACACTGCATATCCCCTATGCAGAATGGATCGGTACTATTTTGGCTTTTGCTTCCTTTACCCTCTTTCAGCAATGGAAACCTTCCACCATCGGCTGGACGGCAAGAGAACTGGGAGGAGGACTGGGAATTGTACTCAGCAGTGTACTTTCCGGGATCGCCGGAGGGCTTTTGAGCGTCGTAGTCCTCATGGGGCTAGACAGACTCTAA
- a CDS encoding sulfate adenylyltransferase: MSNNKSLYIDIEALSTLALVQAGLISPVDKLMNEAEAKEVDRTQFYKGVPFPFAFVLAPKGNKNKKVLQTLESGETVDLISEGNKVGELTVEETFSIDPQQRLYNIYGTADPSHPGVKNTTSRLGEIAVSGPYHVEYPLIEDNIKRIEQMITKTGAKYVTSMMIAANPLNRAHERMIRQAITDADLLVIFLRKPFTQEGLRYDIRYQALSRFIDNFIPRNRVLIIPFENTYIFAGYNELILDAILAKNYGCHQLVVGKNHGGLGLYYDKNRLNSVFDHCKDIDIDIKTVDEYVYCDTCKTLVSTTTCPHGQHHHVHYHSESIMKLIQSGLIPPSILVRKEVSANILASLFPERFNKLQEMHYSLMPGSGLLEQQSEEQFYLKLIELYQTSSLT, encoded by the coding sequence ATGTCTAACAACAAATCACTCTACATTGATATCGAAGCTCTCTCTACACTGGCATTGGTCCAGGCTGGACTTATCTCCCCTGTAGATAAGCTTATGAATGAAGCTGAAGCAAAAGAGGTTGACCGTACACAGTTTTACAAAGGTGTTCCTTTCCCTTTTGCTTTTGTACTCGCCCCGAAGGGGAACAAAAACAAAAAAGTACTCCAAACACTTGAAAGCGGGGAAACAGTTGACCTGATCAGTGAAGGTAATAAAGTAGGAGAGCTTACTGTGGAAGAGACTTTCTCTATCGATCCGCAGCAACGCCTTTACAATATTTACGGTACTGCGGATCCTTCACATCCTGGAGTGAAGAATACCACTTCCAGGCTGGGAGAAATCGCTGTTTCCGGTCCTTACCATGTTGAATATCCTCTCATCGAGGATAATATCAAGCGGATTGAGCAAATGATCACCAAAACCGGTGCAAAGTATGTCACCTCTATGATGATCGCCGCAAATCCGCTTAACCGTGCCCATGAGAGAATGATCCGTCAAGCCATTACCGATGCGGATCTGCTGGTGATCTTTCTGCGTAAACCTTTCACTCAGGAAGGACTCCGCTACGATATACGATATCAGGCACTCAGCCGATTCATTGACAACTTCATTCCGAGAAACAGAGTCCTCATCATCCCATTTGAGAATACCTATATCTTTGCAGGATATAATGAACTTATCCTTGATGCGATCCTGGCAAAAAACTATGGATGCCATCAACTTGTCGTGGGAAAAAACCATGGTGGGCTGGGACTCTACTACGATAAAAACCGTCTTAATTCAGTATTTGACCACTGTAAGGATATAGATATTGACATTAAAACGGTAGATGAGTATGTCTACTGCGATACCTGTAAAACACTGGTCAGTACCACTACATGTCCGCACGGACAGCATCATCATGTACACTACCACAGTGAATCGATCATGAAGCTGATCCAAAGCGGACTTATTCCGCCATCGATCCTGGTCCGAAAAGAAGTTTCAGCGAATATTCTTGCCTCACTTTTTCCTGAACGTTTCAATAAGCTACAGGAAATGCACTACTCTCTGATGCCGGGTTCAGGGCTGCTGGAGCAGCAAAGCGAAGAGCAGTTCTATCTAAAACTGATAGAACTCTATCAAACCTCATCATTAACATAG
- a CDS encoding bifunctional 2-C-methyl-D-erythritol 4-phosphate cytidylyltransferase/2-C-methyl-D-erythritol 2,4-cyclodiphosphate synthase, translating into MSQTTLVLLGAGSSSRFKSRVKKQWLYSGEVPLWLQVAQHFEGMGLFEKIIIVSSSQEIHYMKHFADYTFIEGGDSRQASLSNALSHVNSSYVMVSDIARCCIPETMIQRILHAKNEAACIVPTLPVTDTLYMENTPIDREKVKIIQTPQLSRTKTLKQALDTEILFTDESSAIASLGQQIHFVEGSPLAHKLTTLDDLLKLPCIQAPSSRTLTGYGIDIHPFETGKEMKLCGVTIDAEYGFKAHSDGDVAIHALIDALLGAAGMGDIGELYPDTEPVFAGADSTKLLEDTVERISSFGFEIGNIDMTIMAEAPKLLPYKAIMRTTLASILGIPSNRINIKATTAEKLGFVGRKEGVTVHAVANLNYFNWKKSINGRKT; encoded by the coding sequence TTGTCACAGACAACACTCGTACTGCTTGGTGCAGGAAGCTCATCACGGTTTAAAAGTAGGGTTAAGAAACAATGGCTCTATAGCGGAGAGGTCCCTTTATGGCTTCAAGTTGCCCAACACTTTGAAGGCATGGGCCTCTTTGAGAAGATTATCATCGTCTCTTCTTCCCAGGAGATACACTATATGAAACACTTTGCTGACTACACTTTTATAGAAGGTGGTGACAGCAGACAAGCCTCTTTGAGCAATGCACTTTCCCATGTGAACTCTTCATATGTCATGGTCAGCGATATTGCCCGCTGCTGCATTCCGGAAACTATGATACAGCGCATACTGCATGCCAAAAATGAAGCTGCATGTATCGTTCCGACCCTACCTGTAACCGATACCCTCTATATGGAAAATACTCCTATAGACAGAGAAAAAGTCAAAATTATCCAGACTCCACAGTTAAGCAGAACCAAAACACTTAAACAAGCACTTGATACCGAGATCCTCTTTACAGACGAGAGCTCTGCTATCGCCTCATTGGGTCAACAGATACATTTTGTAGAGGGGTCCCCTCTCGCGCATAAATTAACCACACTCGATGACTTGCTGAAACTCCCTTGCATACAGGCACCCTCTTCACGTACACTGACAGGTTACGGCATTGATATCCACCCTTTTGAAACAGGTAAAGAGATGAAGCTATGTGGAGTAACTATCGATGCAGAGTACGGTTTTAAAGCACACAGTGACGGGGATGTCGCTATTCATGCACTTATCGATGCTCTTTTGGGTGCTGCAGGTATGGGTGACATTGGCGAACTCTATCCTGATACCGAACCTGTTTTTGCCGGAGCAGACTCAACCAAACTGCTGGAAGATACAGTAGAGCGCATCAGCTCTTTTGGATTTGAGATAGGCAATATAGATATGACGATCATGGCTGAGGCCCCAAAACTGCTTCCTTATAAAGCCATAATGCGTACAACATTGGCTTCTATACTGGGTATTCCCTCCAACCGTATCAATATTAAGGCCACCACAGCTGAAAAACTCGGATTCGTAGGTCGTAAAGAAGGTGTAACAGTACATGCTGTAGCAAACTTGAACTATTTTAACTGGAAAAAATCAATTAATGGACGAAAAACATGA